GTACCTGTTTCCTGATAGATGATGATGAAGATGACCGCGAGATTTTTTCGCTGGCACTGGGATCTGCCGATAATTGCTGTTCCTGTATTACGGTCAAAAACGGGCTTGAGGCATTGAACTTCATTAACGAAAATCCGGATTTTCTGCCGGACTTTATTTTCATTGACCTTAATATGCCTTATATGACCGGCAAGGAATGCCTCGAGGCCATAAAGCAAATACCCCGCTTCGCGAATGTCCCTGCCATTATATACACCACCTCATCCTATACACGGGATGCAGAGGATGCCCGCGAACTCGGCGCTGCCCATTTTTTGGTAAAGCCATCAAGCATTGGTGCCCTCACCTCGGCCCTTACCCTGATACTGGCCGGTACGCCTGCCGTTTATTATCTCAATACCGCCACGGTGTAGGCATGTTTATGGCAATTAGCTAATTGATTATATTTACCCTTATCAATATCGTTTTATGGAAAATGCAGATAATAGCCCCGTTTCTTCGTTTCCCGGACTGACACCGCATTCACACCCTGCGAACTATATTTCTTTGCTGGAAGCCATGCCTACGCCCATATACATTTGCGATATGGACGGAAGGATTACTTTTTTTAATCCTGCTGCCACAAAATTTTGGGGAATAGCTCCCGAAAAAGGCGTGCTATGGCATATGTTCATGAAAATATTTAATCCCGATGGCTCGCTGCTCACGGCAAACGACTGCCCAGTGAACGAAGTACTACGCGAAAACCATCCTGTAAGGCATAAAGAGCTTATAATCGAAAGGCATAACGGGGTACGGCATGATATAAAACTGGATGTACAACCGTTGCTGGACACAGCCGGATCCCTGACAGGAATCCTATGCATCATCACTGACATTACCCATAAAAAGCTGGAGGATGCCCTGCAAATCGAAGATGAGGGCCGCTATAGGTCGCTTTCGCAGGTGCTGGAAAAAATGGTGGCCGAGAGGACGCTCAACCTTAAAAAAAGCGAGGAACGTTACCATAAGATGATTGAGGAAGTACAGGATTATGCGATTATCCTCCTTGACCATGACGGATACATCCTTAACTGGAACCTTGGCGCCCAAAAGATAAAGGGCTACACCGAAGAAGAGATCATCGGGAAGAATTTCAGGATATTCTATCAAAAGCATGACCAGGAAGGAAAACTGCCCGAAAAGCTTATTACCCGTGCCCTGTATACCGGCAGGGCCACACATGAGGGCTGGCGCGTACGGAAAGACGGCAGCACCTTTTGGGGATCTGTCGTAATAACAGCGCTGCATGACGATGAGAACAATATCATCGGTTTCACTAAAGTAACGCGCGACCTTACTGAAAGGAAACTGGCCGATGACAGGATGCAGAACTATGCGCTGGAAATAGAGTTCCGCAACAAGCAACTGGAAGAATATGCCTATATCGCCTCGCACGACCTGCAGGAGCCATTGAGGAAGATACAGATCTTTGCCGAAATGCTGGAAACCAATATCAGCGATCCGGAAAAAGCGAAGAAGCAGCTTGAAAAAATAAATTTGGCCGCAAAGCGTATGTCGAGCCTTATAAAGGACGTACTGAAATACTCGCAGCTTTCCCGTGCCGACGAACTTTTTGAAGATGTATCGCTCAATACCGTCATTGCGTCCATCAAAGACGATTTTGAGCTGCTGATCGAACAAAAGCAGGTAGTTATCGTACAGAATGACCTCCCGGTACTGAAGGGCATTCCAATACAGCTCAATCAATTATTTGCCAACCTGATAAACAATTCAATAAAATTCAGCTCTGATAATCCGGTAATCGAAATTTACAGCGAAAATGCAGGTATTGATGAGATTAGTAATTATCCCGGGCTGAACCACTCGCAAGGCCATGTAAAAATAAGCGTGAAGGATAACGGCGTGGGCTTTGAGCAGCAGTATGGCGAACAGGTGTTCAGGATGTTCAAACGCCTTACCGATAACAGCGGGACCGGTATCGGCCTGGCACTCTGCAAGAAGATAGTAGAAAACCATAATGGCCATATCAGCGTCAGCAGCGAGCCGGGCAAAGGCACGGAGTTTACAATATTGCTGCCTGTAGGATAGCTGATGTAAATCTTATATATTGCATCAATCTGCTTTCTGATATGGCACCTCGCCAATAACACACAACCGCAGGCTTTTCTAATGAGAATCTCTAAAAATACTCAGGAAAACCTATCTGTTACGGTTCTGCAAAAACGTGCAGAAAACGAATTAAGGAAAATTTTACATTTTTAGCTTTTAAACAAAAATAGAATTTCTATATTTGCACCTCGAAAATAACGGCCTCGTAGTTCAACGGATAGAATGGGAGTTTCCTAAACTTTTGATCCAAGTTCGATTCTTGGCGAGGCTACTAAAAAGCAGTACAGCAATGTGCTGCTTTTTTTTGTTTTATGCTATATTTGAAATTCCCAATAATTAAAGGAAAAACAATCCTGGATAAACATAAAATATAAACCAATGAGTGACTTTAAATCTGAACTTGAAAACTACCTTAAAATATTAGCCGATTATGGTTCTGCTGGGCCAATGGTAATAAAAGGAGCTGACAGCATTGAATCGGTATTAAAATTAAACGAGTTGAAAAATGTGGAGTTGCCCGCCGACCTCATTACCTATTTCATGATGATCGATGGCTATGATTACAGTAAAGAGCGCCAGTTTGAGGATATGCCAACAGAAATTGCGGCAGGCATGGCCGCAATGAACCTGAAAGAATCTTATGATGCGGTTAAAGACTTTGCCGGATTTAATGGGGATGACGACACTATGTGGCCTCATGGCTTTGTGCCTATATTATTTAATTACGGCGCCAACTATATCGTGGTAAATTGTATCAGGGAATCGCCCACCTATGGGGCAGTATATGATTTAACCGAAGGCGTGGGAATAAACATGATGGCCCGCGACCTGAGCCATTTTATAGCATGCTCAGCACAGGAGCTTACTAACGGATTCAGGGTATTTAAACACGATGATGAAGATTATGAATTCCAGTCCATCACGGTAAAAAGCTTTGCCGAACAAGCGGAAATTTATGGTAACACACCCTACTTCAGCAAAGACAGAAAACGTAATGAACAAATTATTGACTGGATGTAAGGTTATTAATCTAATACATCCCAGAATTTAGGGAATACCTTAATTTGATGCGATAGAATCACTGCACTATAAAATTACATTACCTTGAACATTATATAAAAACTGAAATATCTATTTGAAAATAACCATCAAAAGCATTAAATTATTATAACTTTATGAAATGATACCAGAACAATGCTGTCTCCGAAATAATGAAGAAGATTTTACAAACTTTATTTTGTACTTTGAGCAATCCAATGTAAATGAAAATATTAAGCGAGAAGTTCTTGATATTCTGCCATTACTTAAAAACTTAAATTACGATCTAATAAATGTATTATATGAAGATTTAGAAATAGAATTTGAACTGATTTTTTTTGAGCCCACTGCTGATGATTCAGGCAAAGTCATTATTACATTTAGAGATTTATCCTTTAAAATTTACATAAACGGTTGTAAATTCAGGTCAGAAGACTTTTTAGACAAAACTGTTAATGATATTTTATATTTAATTTTATCAGGGGAATATTTTGTTACCGAAACATTTTATAATGATGAGTTATTATCATTTGAAGTTCAGTTTATGGATATGAAAAAGAAATCTGAATACGGATTATTTAATTTTTATAAAAAGAATATCAAAACAAGTTTAAAGGAAAAAATTATTTGAATAAGCTTTAGCCATTATGTTTACTAATCATTTAAATATAGCATACTTAATAGAGCTATGGAGTTCGAAGAATATGCGATCCTGGAATTCAAAGTGGCTAACTCAAAGTTTATTGATATGTTGGTAATGGGCTGGTAGTGGGTGGCAAATGATATGATAGCGTAGTGATTTATACCGTGGGTATCGCTATAACTGGTAATCTTAAGCAGCTACAGTTTTAGCAAAAACGCCTAAGAAGAGCTTTACAATAGTAAAGGGCCGCAATTATGCAGCCCTTTTACAGAAAGTTTAGAAAATCTATTATATAAAAGCGTTTACCACCGCGATAAGGCTGTTGCCAATTACGCTTAGTAATAGCAGGTCGAAAACCAATTTTGGCTTTTGCTGTGACAGTACCGCGCCATTGAAGCCGCTGGCAAGTATCACCACAAAAAATAATTGTATCATTTGGGCGGGGCTGGCTCCGTTTTCAAGCACCATCATTGCAGCGATGCCACCAATACAGCTTTGCACCATTACGGCAAGTGCGTTAAACCCCATAAACCCTTTTAAGTATCCCTCTAAATTTTTTTGATAATAGCTCATGACCTAAAGTATTTGAATTATAGTACAAAGATCAGGCGCTATAGCGGGGTGTAACATGACGTTAGTCACCTGTTAAAAAATTTACACTGCTGAAAGTCAATAAAAAAGCCTCAAAAATATGAGGCTTATCACTTTTTACCTTTCCCAGAAGGCCGGTGGCTCGATACCCAAAGCACGCAGGTACACATAGCCCTGCCCACGGTGGTGTATCTCGTTATCCACAAAATAGAGCAGTGTGCCGTATACCGGGCCGGGCCATTGGCCGAATGCCACCGTTTGCTCCTGGAAGCGCTGCGGGTCCAGCTGGCCCCAAAGCCTGTCTATCTTGGCAGTAGTTTCGTCCCAAAGGGCCAGCAGCTCTTCTTTGGTTTCCGGCATGCCTTCGCCTGTCTGGTGGGACATGTTGTACTTTTCCCTCCATTCCCCGGTCACGATGCCGTCTATGCCGGGATTGGCAAGGTCGGTCATTTCCATAGCCAGTACGGCAAAGGTGCGCATCCCCCCGATGGAGAATGTGAAGAGTTCTTTTTCGGGGAATGCCTCGATAATCCTGCGGGTGAGACCCCTGTGGCCCTGCCAGTGTGCCAAAAATGCTTCGGGTGTAATTACGGTAGCTGTTGCAATGTTCGTTTCCATGATCTTTACTTTTATTTGGTTTATGAAGCAAAGATATTTGTGTCTTGTGACAGCCCTATGTCAGCAGGTTTTTGGGAAATGAAATTTTTTTATTCTGAGTCCGGAACAACCTAATTATGAAAATGTGAATTATGCGTAGTACAAAGTATTACCATAATCATGCTTCCCGACTGCGCTCGAAGTGACAACGTCAATCAAGCCAAATTCACATTAACAAAGAAGCTTTAACCGGACACAGTAGCCTCTATTTCTACAAGAAGCTGCGGGAACGCCAATGCCTTTATTTCTATAAGCGTGCTTGCGGGCTGTATGCCGTGCTGCAGCACCCAGCTGGTTATGA
Above is a genomic segment from Flavobacterium album containing:
- a CDS encoding response regulator translates to MSNKRTCFLIDDDEDDREIFSLALGSADNCCSCITVKNGLEALNFINENPDFLPDFIFIDLNMPYMTGKECLEAIKQIPRFANVPAIIYTTSSYTRDAEDARELGAAHFLVKPSSIGALTSALTLILAGTPAVYYLNTATV
- a CDS encoding PAS domain S-box protein; translated protein: MENADNSPVSSFPGLTPHSHPANYISLLEAMPTPIYICDMDGRITFFNPAATKFWGIAPEKGVLWHMFMKIFNPDGSLLTANDCPVNEVLRENHPVRHKELIIERHNGVRHDIKLDVQPLLDTAGSLTGILCIITDITHKKLEDALQIEDEGRYRSLSQVLEKMVAERTLNLKKSEERYHKMIEEVQDYAIILLDHDGYILNWNLGAQKIKGYTEEEIIGKNFRIFYQKHDQEGKLPEKLITRALYTGRATHEGWRVRKDGSTFWGSVVITALHDDENNIIGFTKVTRDLTERKLADDRMQNYALEIEFRNKQLEEYAYIASHDLQEPLRKIQIFAEMLETNISDPEKAKKQLEKINLAAKRMSSLIKDVLKYSQLSRADELFEDVSLNTVIASIKDDFELLIEQKQVVIVQNDLPVLKGIPIQLNQLFANLINNSIKFSSDNPVIEIYSENAGIDEISNYPGLNHSQGHVKISVKDNGVGFEQQYGEQVFRMFKRLTDNSGTGIGLALCKKIVENHNGHISVSSEPGKGTEFTILLPVG
- a CDS encoding DinB family protein → METNIATATVITPEAFLAHWQGHRGLTRRIIEAFPEKELFTFSIGGMRTFAVLAMEMTDLANPGIDGIVTGEWREKYNMSHQTGEGMPETKEELLALWDETTAKIDRLWGQLDPQRFQEQTVAFGQWPGPVYGTLLYFVDNEIHHRGQGYVYLRALGIEPPAFWER